The Centroberyx gerrardi isolate f3 chromosome 7, fCenGer3.hap1.cur.20231027, whole genome shotgun sequence genome contains a region encoding:
- the LOC139911104 gene encoding uncharacterized protein LOC139911104: MLKSLRTIFEEMKRELDEIREFEKLAEVNRCLKNLEKNSEERRKLIEIAIENCEDEATLKWLKENSQSGAFLELVSMFHFLKKHIDEEEKKDHSKDIDIIFVAHGAIRDHMIPASCLTPLPTIKDVILYSPWNCTMTADAVYGIAAGCMKPHHRVFFCDEGGCPTPSHRHQPSKLPNWWNSMKKAGHQQIPNITLSPLGPKDGVWKRFEFLKNEHGLPERNRIVVPYIIPGYSESVPFSVVTLALSLVLMSSRFQATVHLAACLGDGSKGKKFDEAYLKDQYAYTIDDTCMKPSPSMLLKPASRTIKAWFG, encoded by the exons ATGTTGAAAAGCCTGCGGACCATTTTTGAAGAAATGAAGAGGGAACTGGATGAAATCCG AGAGTTCGAGAAGTTAGCTGAAGTTAATCGCTGTCTCAAAAACCTCGAGAAAAActcagaggaaaggaggaagttAATAGAAATTGCAATAGAGAACTGTGAGGATGAAGCTACCCTGAAATGGCTGAAGGAAAATTCACAGTCTGGGGCATTTTTAGAACTTGTGAGCATGTTTCATTTTctgaaaaaacacattgacgaggaagagaagaaggaccACTCCAAGGACATTGACATCATCTTTGTGGCACATGGAGCAATCAGAGACCACATGATCCCAGCCAGCTGTCTCACGCCTCTGCCCACTATCAAGGACGTGATCCTGTATTCTCCTTGGAACTGTACTATGACTGCCGATGCAGTGTATGGCATTGCAGCAGGATGCATGAAGCCTCACCACAGGGTctttttttgtgatgaaggaGGCTGTCCAACACCCTCTCACCGCCATCAGCCCAGCAAACTGCCGAACTGGTGGAACTCTATGAAGAAGGCCGGACACCAACAGATTCCAAACATTACGCTCAGCCCTCTTGGACCAAAGGATGGTGTGTGGAAAAGGTTTGAGTTTCTAAAAAATGAGCATGGCCTCCCTGAGAGAAACCGCATTGTTGTCCCGTACATCATCCCAGGATATTCAGAAAGTGTCCCGTTCTCCGTTGTCACTTTGGCCTTGTCACTTGTGCTCATGTCCTCCAGGTTCCAAGCCACCGTCCATCTGGCAGCCTGTCTGGGTGACGGATCTAAAGGAAAGAAGTTTGATGAGGCTTATTTGAAGGATCAGTATGCCTATACCATTGATGACACCTGCATGAAACCTTCACCTTCCATGCTCCTCAAACCAGCATCTAGAACTATTAAAGCCTGGTTTGGTTAG
- the LOC144539465 gene encoding uncharacterized protein LOC144539465 — MAIADMLIDKISSWLEQQKDCAKKLMNLATELESHTKNVKISQTVGSSASVVGAAAVTAAGLITLCTGGAAVPLLAVAGSVTAGLGVTTSLGSEIVEGFISGSTRKDAEKIAEKSKDLAKEIQRLMELLVKEGEKEQQKARVCTDEDYVVDCIIKAMAKRSGLEWNDNLKLLNIVSDLSKNMLSGKDATPRLLQKAAMALPLLSIFVIELAAEAILRQAAKKTGKAVLKKGLTKSITSVGRKAAAKAIGRVGGGAIGLVFSVSELIDNCTELVRDNFVTEASQSLRDAAKSMETTVDEMKRELDGIRKVFEKLAKVNRCIENLEKNSEEKELMDFAMENCKDEATLKWLKENSESEAFFKLVRMFHFLKKHIDEEEKKDHSKDIDIIFVAHGAIRDHMIPASCLTPLPTIKDVILYSPWNCTITADAAYGIAVGCMEPHHRVFVCGKISCLKFSHRHQPTDLPNHWNSMKKAGHQQIPNIMLSPLGPKDGAWKRFEFLKNEHGLAERNRVVVPYIIPGEDGSESVPFFVVTLALSLVLIFSRFQATVHLTACLGKISKRTKFDEDYLKDQYAYTIDHTCMKPSRSMPLNKVSTLYRVFKALFG; from the exons ATGGCTATTGCTGATATGCTCATTGACAAGATCTCCTCCTGGCTGGAGCAACAAAAGGACTGTGCAAAGAAACTGATGAACCTGGCCACTGAGCTAGAGTCACACACAAAGAATGTTAAAATAAGTCAGACTGTTGGGAGCTCTGCATCTGTAGTTGGTGCAGCCGCAGTGACAGCGGCAGGTTTAATAACCCTCTGTACAGGAGGTGCAGCAGTCCCTCTTCTAGCTGTAGCAGGATCAGTAACTGCAGGACTTGGTGTCACTACCAGTCTGGGTTCAGAAATTGTAGAGGGTTTCATATCAGGTAGTACCAGGAAAGACGCAGAGAAGATTGCAGAGAAGAGCAAGGATCTTGCAAAGGAAATCCAGAGACTCATGGAGTTACTGgtgaaggagggggagaaggaacAGCAAAAGGCTCGTGTCTGCACTGATGAGGATTACGTTGTGGATTGCATTATAAAAGCAATGGCAAAACGCAGTGGACTGGAGTGGAATGATAACCTCAAGTTACTCAACATAGTATCTGATTTGTCCAAAAATATGCTCTCCGGGAAGGATGCAACTCCCCGTCTTCTGCAGAAGGCTGCAATGGCTTTACCCCTACTTTCAATATTTGTTATAGAATTGGCCGCAGAAGCAATTCTCAGACAAGCAGCTAAAAAAACTGGCAAAGCTGTGCTTAAAAAAGGGCTCACTAAGTCGATCACTTCTGTGGGACGAAAAGCAGCAGCTAAGGCAATTGGCCGG gtTGGGGGAGGGGCAATTGGACTGGTGTTTTCAGTTTCTGAGCTGATTGACAACTGTACCGAACTGGTCAGAGACAATTTTGTGACAGAAGCCAGTCAGTCTCTGAGAGATGCAGCGAAAAGCATGGAGACTACTGTTGATGAAATGAAGAGGGAACTGGATGGAATCCG AAAAGTGTTCGAGAAGTTAGCTAAAGTTAATCGCTGTATCGAAAACCTTGAGAAAAACTCGGAGGAGAAGGAGTTAATGGATTTTGCAATGGAGAACTGTAAGGATGAAGCTACCCTGAAATGGCTGAAGGAAAATTCAGAGTCTGAGGCATTTTTCAAACTTGTGAGAATGTTTCATTTTctgaaaaaacacattgacgaggaagagaagaaggaccACTCCAAGGACATTGACATCATCTTTGTGGCACATGGAGCAATCAGAGACCACATGATCCCAGCCAGCTGTCTCACGCCTCTGCCCACTATCAAGGACGTGATCCTGTATTCTCCCTGGAACTGTACTATTACTGCCGATGCAGCGTATGGCATTGCAGTAGGATGCATGGAGCCACACCACAGGGTCTTTGTTTGTGGTAAAATAAGTTGTCTTAAGTTCTCTCACCGACATCAGCCCACCGATCTGCCCAACCACTGGAACTCTATGAAGAAGGCCGGACACCAACAGATTCCAAACATTATGCTCAGCCCTCTTGGACCAAAGGATGGTGCGTGGAAAAGGTTTGAGTTTCTAAAAAATGAACATGGCCTCGCTGAGAGAAACCGCGTTGTTGTCCCGTACATCATCCCAGGAGAGGATGGTTCAGAAAGTGTCCCGTTCTTCGTTGTCACTTTGGCCTTGTCACTTGTGCTCATTTTCTCCAGGTTTCAAGCCACCGTCCATCTGACAGCCTGTCTGGGTAAGATATCTAAAAGAACGAAATTTGATGAGGATTATTTGAAGGATCAGTATGCCTACACTATTGACCACACCTGCATGAAACCTTCACGTTCCATGCCCCTCAATAAAGTGTCTACACTGTATAGAGTTTTTAAAGCTTTGTTTGGTTAG